A window of Haliscomenobacter hydrossis DSM 1100 contains these coding sequences:
- a CDS encoding GLPGLI family protein, with product MRNLFFLFFGLLSLAVSAQNNAGTIVYKQTVFMRREAQAMAPAGVDQNMTRNIPESMTTEFELNFTANESFYKELASRTDESAGEGGGMRFMMRRFNPPIYKDLANNRQVEENDLFGKQFLIDDVIPTRAWKIAGQQKKVLDYPCISATFTDSIMGRARVVTAWFAPTLPVAIGPQGYGGLPGMILEVEFDGGRSVVTAAEVKLQKPAEGAIKIPEKGKKVTRAEYQKIQAEKMKEMRESGMMQGRQGGGPGMIIIRN from the coding sequence ATGCGAAATTTATTTTTCTTATTCTTCGGGTTGTTGTCCCTGGCCGTTTCGGCACAAAACAACGCAGGAACCATTGTGTACAAGCAGACCGTATTTATGCGCCGGGAGGCACAGGCCATGGCACCTGCTGGAGTTGATCAAAATATGACTCGCAATATTCCCGAGTCAATGACTACCGAGTTCGAGCTCAATTTCACCGCCAATGAGTCATTCTACAAGGAACTCGCTTCCCGAACAGATGAAAGTGCGGGCGAAGGCGGTGGGATGCGTTTTATGATGCGCCGTTTTAACCCACCGATTTACAAAGATTTGGCCAACAATCGTCAGGTTGAGGAAAATGACTTGTTCGGCAAACAATTTCTGATCGACGATGTCATCCCTACCCGGGCCTGGAAGATTGCCGGTCAACAAAAGAAAGTACTGGATTATCCCTGCATCTCGGCAACCTTTACCGACAGCATCATGGGCCGTGCCCGGGTGGTCACTGCCTGGTTTGCGCCAACCCTTCCTGTAGCCATTGGCCCACAAGGATACGGTGGTTTACCCGGTATGATTCTGGAAGTAGAGTTTGATGGTGGTCGCAGTGTGGTAACTGCCGCAGAAGTGAAACTACAAAAGCCAGCAGAAGGGGCAATCAAAATCCCTGAGAAAGGTAAAAAAGTAACCCGCGCAGAATACCAAAAAATTCAAGCGGAAAAAATGAAAGAAATGCGGGAGTCGGGCATGATGCAAGGGCGCCAAGGTGGTGGCCCGGGGATGATTATCATTCGAAACTAG
- a CDS encoding MlaD family protein, translated as MSNEVKIALLALAAIALSFWGIKFIKGKNLLTRTNLYYVEYDDALSLQSSSAVVIQGVNVGYVADVKLQNGSEKVLVTLDLKKDLEVPKGTRAEIFANGFMGTKSVRLQFPPVEERRGMQEPGSYLIPGSVGFLGANIPQEELKQYMVIIQQGIKGAIDSLNKSLTDDNNPNSPVKKSLKNLELTLANLQSATAAADRMLASSSGDINGSLKNLNEITKSLATSKAKIGNIIDNADKFSGQLNEMDLKKTMTEVDQTIAGLKITLGKADQALGSVGGLVTDMQSGKGTLGRLLKSDSLYNEISKFSMQADSLTKDLKNRPYRYIPLKGRKRVLRYDKLDAKE; from the coding sequence ATGTCAAACGAAGTTAAAATTGCCCTTTTGGCCTTAGCAGCGATCGCCCTATCATTTTGGGGGATCAAATTCATCAAGGGAAAAAACCTCCTGACCCGCACCAATCTCTATTATGTTGAATACGACGACGCGCTGAGCCTCCAATCTTCATCGGCGGTGGTCATTCAGGGGGTAAATGTAGGGTATGTGGCGGATGTAAAACTCCAAAATGGTTCTGAAAAAGTGCTGGTAACCTTAGACTTGAAAAAAGATCTGGAAGTACCCAAAGGCACCCGTGCCGAAATATTTGCCAATGGTTTTATGGGCACCAAAAGTGTACGCTTGCAATTTCCTCCCGTGGAGGAGCGCCGTGGCATGCAGGAACCCGGCTCTTACCTGATTCCAGGCTCCGTGGGCTTTTTGGGCGCCAACATTCCGCAGGAAGAACTGAAACAATACATGGTGATCATCCAGCAAGGCATCAAGGGCGCGATCGATTCCCTCAATAAAAGCCTCACGGATGACAACAACCCCAATAGCCCGGTCAAAAAAAGTTTGAAAAACCTGGAATTGACCCTGGCCAATCTCCAATCCGCAACCGCAGCTGCCGACCGCATGCTGGCCAGCTCTTCGGGCGACATCAATGGCTCGCTCAAAAACCTCAATGAGATTACCAAAAGCCTGGCGACCAGCAAAGCCAAAATTGGCAACATCATCGACAATGCCGATAAATTCAGCGGCCAGCTGAATGAAATGGACCTCAAAAAGACCATGACGGAAGTAGATCAAACCATCGCCGGATTAAAAATCACCCTGGGCAAAGCGGATCAAGCGCTGGGTTCCGTAGGTGGACTGGTGACGGATATGCAGTCGGGCAAAGGAACCTTGGGGCGTTTGTTGAAAAGCGACAGCCTCTACAACGAAATCTCGAAATTTAGCATGCAAGCAGATTCCCTGACCAAAGATTTAAAAAACCGTCCTTATCGGTATATTCCACTGAAAGGCCGCAAGCGGGTGCTGCGGTATGATAAGTTGGACGCGAAGGAGTAA
- a CDS encoding Uma2 family endonuclease, whose amino-acid sequence MSATAEANIKLPISPPKQPARKISWLEFQRKYLSREDGYKYEWLNGTVEKSKRGMDKTQLYILRTIQNYFIEQKSQGKVSGNLVSEPDLFFLDNHRRPDITWLTDEQIDRLTYDSKDVPAFVIEVISTNDQINRVEQKMDDYRAAGVQVVWHVFPLLGKVHVYGGEKLSSMQVVAGEQICSAAPVLAAFEMKVEELLRKPELPPEKK is encoded by the coding sequence ATGAGTGCTACCGCCGAGGCAAACATTAAATTGCCAATTTCTCCTCCAAAACAGCCAGCTCGGAAGATTTCCTGGCTGGAGTTTCAGCGGAAGTATCTTTCGCGGGAAGATGGCTATAAATATGAATGGCTCAATGGCACCGTAGAAAAAAGCAAGCGGGGTATGGATAAAACTCAGTTGTACATTTTGCGTACCATCCAGAATTACTTCATTGAACAGAAAAGCCAAGGTAAAGTTAGTGGGAATTTAGTTTCCGAACCCGACCTTTTCTTTTTGGATAACCATCGCCGTCCAGATATTACGTGGTTGACTGATGAGCAAATCGACCGCCTGACTTACGACAGCAAGGACGTTCCTGCATTCGTCATTGAAGTCATTTCCACCAATGATCAAATCAACCGCGTGGAGCAAAAAATGGATGATTACCGTGCGGCGGGGGTGCAAGTGGTCTGGCATGTTTTTCCGCTGCTGGGCAAAGTCCATGTTTATGGTGGGGAAAAATTGAGTAGCATGCAGGTGGTGGCGGGGGAACAGATTTGTTCGGCGGCACCGGTGTTGGCGGCTTTTGAGATGAAGGTGGAGGAGTTGTTGAGGAAGCCGGAGTTGCCTCCTGAAAAGAAATAG
- a CDS encoding N-acetylmuramoyl-L-alanine amidase codes for MTKMIVTFQTKLLLVLSTAIIGFNISLAAAGHGPGKVIQSLRDAESNPRINSWDHSSVPWVSPSAYQIKTVVIDAGHGGHDPGCHGAHAQEEHITLAIAKKLGDLLRSRFPEIKVILTRDRDVFIPLYERAEIANRNNADLFISIHCNAMPGKNSGTYGTETYVMGLHTAQYNLDVAKRENAAILLEDNYQKNYDYDPNSPEGHIMISMFQNAYLKQSLQFAELVENNLNLQAKRKSRGVKQAGFVVLKATAMPSVLVEVGFLTNPAEEQFLNGQYGQDQVAGAMLEAFEQYKVKAELPDFRSEEPFVNETEKAIEKPVEKPGTYTYGAAVASHQPNEHQFDNKPAELTKSKEVPAPERANAPGVSTNAYESSPARYGPVPPSSGPVRIIPGTNLAAQAPKTDAPSSGSNHPTAYVFKIQLAAGPTAPNPAETKWKTFPYPLEVTQEDNLYKVRTQAFVDYQLANQARMRCKELGYPDAFIVAMKDGKRISLPDAKKALGIP; via the coding sequence ATGACAAAAATGATTGTAACTTTCCAAACGAAGCTCCTCCTTGTCTTGTCCACCGCCATCATCGGCTTTAACATTTCTTTAGCAGCCGCTGGTCACGGGCCGGGCAAAGTTATACAAAGCTTGCGAGACGCTGAGTCTAACCCACGAATTAATTCGTGGGATCATTCGTCGGTTCCGTGGGTTAGTCCGTCGGCTTACCAAATCAAAACCGTAGTGATTGATGCTGGACACGGCGGCCACGATCCCGGTTGCCACGGTGCCCATGCTCAGGAAGAACACATTACCCTGGCAATCGCCAAAAAACTGGGCGACCTCTTGCGCAGCCGTTTCCCTGAAATCAAAGTCATCCTGACCCGGGATCGCGATGTATTCATTCCTTTGTATGAACGCGCCGAGATCGCCAACCGCAACAATGCCGACTTGTTCATTTCCATCCATTGCAATGCCATGCCTGGCAAAAACAGTGGAACCTACGGCACGGAAACCTATGTCATGGGTTTACACACGGCTCAATACAATCTGGATGTGGCGAAACGTGAAAACGCTGCCATCCTCCTGGAAGATAATTACCAAAAAAATTACGATTACGACCCCAATTCCCCCGAAGGACACATCATGATCAGCATGTTTCAAAATGCTTATTTGAAACAAAGCCTGCAATTTGCCGAATTGGTGGAAAATAATTTGAACCTGCAAGCCAAACGCAAATCACGTGGAGTGAAACAGGCGGGTTTTGTCGTGCTGAAAGCAACGGCCATGCCTAGTGTATTGGTGGAAGTTGGCTTTTTGACCAATCCTGCAGAAGAACAATTTTTGAACGGCCAATATGGTCAGGACCAGGTGGCTGGTGCCATGCTGGAAGCATTCGAGCAGTACAAAGTTAAAGCGGAGCTACCCGACTTTCGTTCCGAAGAGCCCTTTGTCAATGAAACGGAAAAAGCCATTGAAAAGCCGGTCGAAAAACCTGGAACTTATACTTATGGCGCGGCTGTAGCCAGTCATCAGCCCAACGAACATCAATTTGACAACAAACCGGCAGAACTGACCAAATCCAAAGAAGTCCCTGCACCAGAACGCGCCAACGCACCTGGAGTAAGCACAAATGCCTATGAATCAAGCCCTGCCCGTTATGGCCCCGTGCCGCCCAGTAGTGGCCCCGTGCGCATCATACCTGGCACCAACCTTGCTGCTCAAGCCCCCAAAACGGATGCGCCCAGTTCCGGTAGCAACCACCCAACTGCCTATGTTTTTAAAATTCAGCTGGCTGCCGGGCCAACGGCACCCAATCCGGCTGAAACCAAATGGAAAACTTTTCCTTATCCTTTGGAAGTGACCCAGGAAGACAATTTATACAAAGTTCGCACCCAGGCTTTTGTGGATTATCAACTGGCCAATCAAGCCCGGATGCGTTGTAAGGAATTGGGTTATCCAGATGCCTTTATCGTCGCCATGAAAGACGGCAAACGTATCTCTTTGCCCGATGCAAAAAAAGCATTGGGCATTCCATGA
- a CDS encoding caspase family protein, giving the protein MTKKCFALFIGINGYTKCNPLSGCINDVLAMSDYFEAFCNKNELEPHFTYLLEPSGKNEASKLQNLDVKYTPPTRANIIAATRAMFKQADPQRGDHCLFYYSGHGSSMRAPAEFSNYESSGRLQTLVCIDSRDPGNRDLIDKELGYLFAEGLHDKAFDPDHEERPGVHFLSIMDCCHSGNNTRGKQREAFPRMVAGTNQLQSAAELEGFDPKGNVFYAPLVNGKVDRYNGLHHARYIGFSASRDHESAHEMEFAGSIDGTANELARHGVFTWSLLRALYRSGGSLSYAEIMRRVEAEVRNQISRQMPLLWTQGGSRDDELGFFRAKRLDVAEGNFQISFKEGVWSINAGELHGIMTPATADQKNQFITTDGSKRIIDVKQVETSRSILDASQFTEADRDKLLNASIHQLAFTPYFVGFDAAMSADQRELLKGVFNKLFKDKAAFVAISKNKGQTPHFLIKSVVDKKKRTFYILTKPDSNVPLFPPQVSPQNFVVDLNQVGKWHHTLAIANPAVEERFRKDIEVEIQVMEGQRMTEETASEFARIDWKTRLINPDQVTLRYVNKTPPKIKVKISNTSNFDKYWVGTLYLDSQFGIDPSFSPVTQIGANAESPFVQLMAHGLPIISNNLDTAYHKYGVTEITDYLLIFVAADPFDLQYFRQPGIPLGEPNRDAASFWDEEEQEEHLWFTIKIPIHIQRPLPPVRIGNKVGAEVTRTASNFLSSPLPLSFEAPKGFSASVQMTNRAQVERTVAVLQNMKSAQTTRELLPPPNLWDGTTTDANTFCYGIDGDPDSHLSVMEFSDVEGSLSAAAPLQLILNDPLHGKLNDQSPLDLDVPSSEHDCVIPFGYQALADGAGFYLPMGFTDEEGNIQIAQLPSESPVQVGINPEEGVRSVSGSLKLFFQKIVWSRLSGRHEYNTLALHPGIDAEPVLYRSKAARYGEAQSKIQAILQEAKKVLLLIHGITGDTLAMREAFFERSEMHQNFDAILTFDYENLHTDIEKTAQQLQKMLQDCGLAADKRLTVVAHSMGGLVSRWWIEKEQGANYVHKLIQLGTPNGGVEIASFRKKIATLLTLGINAVERFKPYLATLSFLTGGLGKRVFNTLNQLHLGSDFLQQLNSGSAPEVPYYLLAGDTSHIEALFAEDDPLWKKIWRCIKDRGLYILADELIFDEEPNDLAVRLESMKALPWGHQRVLEPLCDHLSYFSNDESLEMLKEVIAE; this is encoded by the coding sequence ATGACCAAAAAATGTTTTGCCCTTTTCATTGGCATCAATGGATACACCAAGTGCAATCCACTTTCTGGCTGTATCAATGACGTGCTCGCCATGAGCGATTATTTTGAGGCATTTTGCAACAAAAACGAATTGGAACCCCATTTTACGTATTTGTTGGAACCTTCGGGCAAAAATGAAGCCTCAAAATTGCAGAATCTGGATGTAAAATACACCCCGCCCACCCGTGCCAACATTATTGCAGCGACTCGCGCGATGTTCAAACAAGCCGATCCGCAGCGAGGAGACCACTGTCTGTTTTACTACAGTGGCCATGGTTCAAGCATGCGTGCACCCGCCGAGTTTTCGAACTATGAATCCAGTGGTCGGCTACAAACCCTGGTGTGCATCGATAGCCGGGACCCAGGGAACCGCGACCTCATCGATAAAGAATTGGGTTATCTCTTTGCCGAAGGTTTGCACGACAAAGCATTCGATCCCGACCATGAAGAGCGCCCAGGTGTACATTTTTTATCCATCATGGATTGTTGTCATTCCGGTAACAATACCCGAGGCAAACAGCGCGAGGCTTTTCCACGGATGGTAGCTGGTACCAACCAACTACAATCTGCCGCCGAGTTGGAAGGTTTTGATCCCAAAGGCAATGTTTTTTATGCCCCTTTGGTCAATGGCAAAGTAGATCGCTACAATGGCCTGCACCATGCCCGATACATTGGTTTTTCAGCCTCACGCGACCATGAATCGGCTCATGAAATGGAGTTTGCAGGGTCCATTGATGGAACAGCAAATGAGCTGGCAAGGCATGGCGTTTTTACCTGGAGCTTGTTGCGGGCACTTTACCGCAGCGGAGGCAGTTTAAGTTATGCAGAAATCATGCGCCGGGTGGAAGCCGAAGTACGCAACCAGATTAGTCGGCAAATGCCACTCCTATGGACGCAAGGTGGAAGCCGTGATGATGAGTTGGGCTTTTTCCGTGCTAAGCGGCTGGATGTAGCCGAGGGCAATTTTCAAATCTCCTTTAAAGAGGGTGTTTGGTCCATCAATGCGGGAGAATTGCATGGCATCATGACTCCGGCTACTGCGGATCAAAAAAACCAATTTATCACGACCGATGGCAGTAAACGCATTATAGATGTAAAACAGGTGGAAACGAGCCGCAGCATCCTCGATGCCAGTCAATTTACGGAAGCAGACCGAGACAAACTGTTGAATGCCAGCATCCATCAATTGGCGTTCACGCCATACTTTGTTGGCTTTGACGCAGCCATGAGTGCTGATCAACGTGAACTGCTCAAGGGGGTTTTTAACAAGCTGTTCAAAGATAAGGCAGCCTTTGTAGCCATCTCAAAAAACAAAGGGCAAACACCCCATTTTTTGATCAAAAGTGTAGTGGATAAAAAGAAACGAACATTTTACATCCTGACCAAGCCCGATAGCAACGTTCCTTTGTTTCCGCCACAAGTATCTCCGCAAAATTTTGTTGTTGATTTGAATCAGGTGGGTAAGTGGCACCATACTTTGGCCATAGCCAATCCAGCCGTGGAAGAGCGATTCCGCAAAGACATAGAAGTTGAAATTCAGGTGATGGAAGGCCAAAGAATGACGGAAGAAACGGCTAGTGAATTTGCACGCATTGACTGGAAAACCCGGCTGATCAACCCAGATCAAGTAACCCTGCGCTATGTCAACAAAACCCCTCCGAAAATAAAGGTTAAAATCAGCAATACCAGCAATTTCGACAAATATTGGGTGGGCACCCTGTACCTGGATTCCCAATTTGGCATCGACCCCAGCTTCAGCCCGGTCACCCAAATTGGTGCCAATGCCGAATCCCCTTTTGTACAGCTGATGGCTCATGGTTTACCCATCATCAGCAATAATCTGGATACTGCTTACCACAAGTATGGGGTGACTGAAATCACCGATTACCTCTTGATCTTTGTCGCAGCCGACCCCTTTGATTTGCAATATTTCCGCCAACCGGGCATCCCTTTGGGCGAACCCAACCGAGATGCCGCCTCATTCTGGGATGAGGAAGAGCAAGAAGAACACCTGTGGTTTACCATCAAAATCCCCATTCACATCCAAAGGCCCTTGCCTCCCGTACGCATTGGAAATAAAGTGGGTGCTGAAGTTACCCGTACGGCCAGCAATTTCCTAAGCAGTCCGCTACCCCTGAGTTTTGAAGCACCAAAAGGGTTTTCGGCCAGTGTGCAAATGACCAATCGTGCCCAGGTGGAACGCACGGTAGCGGTGTTACAAAACATGAAATCGGCCCAAACTACGCGTGAACTCCTGCCACCACCCAACTTGTGGGATGGCACCACTACGGATGCCAATACATTTTGTTATGGCATCGATGGTGACCCGGATAGCCACTTGAGTGTGATGGAATTCAGCGATGTAGAGGGCTCTCTTAGCGCCGCTGCTCCACTCCAGCTTATCCTCAACGATCCGCTGCATGGCAAACTCAATGACCAGAGTCCACTGGACCTGGATGTACCCAGCTCGGAGCACGACTGCGTGATCCCCTTTGGTTACCAGGCTTTGGCGGACGGTGCAGGTTTTTACCTGCCCATGGGTTTTACGGATGAAGAGGGGAATATTCAAATTGCCCAACTGCCCTCGGAAAGCCCCGTTCAGGTGGGGATTAATCCCGAAGAAGGGGTTAGGAGTGTAAGTGGTTCGTTAAAATTGTTCTTCCAAAAAATCGTCTGGAGCCGCCTTTCGGGTCGTCACGAATACAACACGCTGGCACTACATCCGGGTATTGACGCGGAGCCGGTTTTGTACCGCAGTAAGGCTGCCCGCTACGGTGAAGCCCAGAGCAAAATCCAGGCTATTTTGCAGGAAGCTAAAAAAGTATTGCTGCTGATTCACGGCATCACCGGAGATACGCTGGCCATGCGGGAAGCTTTTTTTGAACGCAGTGAAATGCACCAGAATTTTGATGCAATCCTCACTTTTGACTACGAAAATCTCCACACCGATATCGAAAAAACGGCCCAACAGCTGCAAAAAATGTTGCAGGATTGTGGCCTGGCTGCCGACAAACGCCTGACCGTCGTGGCCCATTCGATGGGCGGACTGGTGAGTCGTTGGTGGATTGAAAAAGAACAAGGGGCAAACTACGTGCATAAACTGATCCAGTTGGGCACACCCAATGGGGGGGTTGAAATTGCCAGTTTCCGCAAAAAAATTGCCACCCTGCTGACCCTGGGCATCAATGCGGTAGAACGTTTCAAACCCTATCTGGCCACCCTGTCCTTCCTCACTGGTGGACTAGGCAAACGGGTATTCAACACCCTGAACCAACTGCATCTGGGTTCGGATTTTTTGCAGCAGCTCAACAGTGGCAGCGCTCCCGAAGTCCCCTATTACCTCCTGGCTGGAGACACTTCCCACATCGAAGCCCTCTTTGCAGAGGATGATCCGCTATGGAAAAAGATTTGGCGCTGCATCAAAGACCGCGGCCTCTACATCCTGGCCGACGAGCTCATCTTCGACGAGGAACCCAATGACCTGGCGGTACGCCTGGAAAGTATGAAGGCGCTGCCTTGGGGGCATCAGCGGGTGCTGGAGCCGTTGTGCGACCATTTGAGTTACTTCAGCAATGATGAATCTTTGGAGATGTTGAAGGAGGTGATTGCGGAGTGA
- a CDS encoding putative LPS assembly protein LptD — protein sequence MQNNRIHFWKATSVWAIFVFCLGVVPLAAQDPFPKLPDSLNVADTVPLAFSDTFQLRARPNTIRFSNDSLDAPVEYNAVDSMVLDNIAKKIYLYGQAFVKYTDISLKAEFIELDWANNIVTAELREDTVTGKVIGVPEFTEGEQVFTAKRMRYNFKTKKGMVYDVRTTQTDLFVHGSRMKLIQEEKKDTSKPDNILFGQKLLFTTCSAEHPHFGIRSTKQKIIPDKLAIVGPSQIEIMGVPTPLWLPFGFFPLKKGRSTGLLFPRDYEYSENWGFGLRDIGWYFPVGDHLNLALRSNIYFKGTYGLSLQADYRKRYKFSSGLNLRYDSQVQENRSTGKYGRTNSFGFQYNHNQEAAAHPSAKFSANINIQGNRNQSRVFNDAYSVLNSQLYSNANFSKNWPGKPYSLTASFNHSQNLTNRKATINFPNVQFQTQTLYPFKKKVSNDKWYETIAFRYAGEARNTFAATDTTLFTKKMWEDAVAGARHNLDANTSFKVLKYINVNPNVTFSEVWQLKSIAKSFDSSPVITSDTLDDPFDPDPQKSIIRYDTVFGTVKTDTLSGFAAYRQFSAGISLNTRIFFTLKTGKLTPLRAVRWEMRPNLSFNYSPNYLNPALNYFDSVQLDSRFPLRKQIYSRFDNIAVYGTPSISGRQMAIGYSLNNIFQAKAYSKKDSMEKKIKLIDNLVIGGNYNYAADSLKWSQLNVSTTARFFKGITTMGFFMSLDPYLENSQGVRYNRTVWQQGRIIPRMETARFSFVTDLTVQKIREMFQGSKEEVVTDVRERPQQQGSQNQDFLSLFENFSISHNLDFFWETRGQETTFRMGTNSINAQGNIELTKNWGVSVGNIGYDFVNKGLSYPAIGFTRDLHCWQLSFNWQPQRGTYVLNIQVKPGTLDFIKIPYQKNNFDTRSGF from the coding sequence ATGCAAAATAACCGAATTCATTTTTGGAAAGCAACAAGTGTGTGGGCTATTTTTGTTTTTTGCCTGGGGGTTGTACCTTTGGCGGCCCAGGATCCCTTCCCAAAACTGCCTGATAGTCTAAACGTTGCCGACACTGTTCCGCTTGCGTTCTCCGATACCTTTCAGCTCCGTGCGCGTCCGAATACCATTCGTTTTTCCAACGACTCGCTTGATGCACCGGTTGAATACAACGCTGTGGATTCGATGGTATTGGACAATATTGCAAAAAAAATCTATCTATACGGTCAAGCTTTTGTAAAATATACCGACATCAGTCTGAAAGCTGAATTTATAGAGCTGGATTGGGCCAATAACATCGTTACTGCCGAATTGCGTGAAGATACAGTCACCGGAAAAGTGATTGGTGTACCCGAATTTACCGAGGGCGAACAGGTGTTTACGGCCAAACGCATGCGCTACAATTTCAAGACCAAAAAAGGCATGGTTTACGATGTCCGCACCACACAAACCGATTTGTTTGTACATGGGTCGCGGATGAAACTCATCCAGGAAGAAAAAAAGGATACCTCCAAACCCGATAACATTTTATTTGGCCAAAAACTGCTGTTCACCACCTGTTCCGCGGAGCATCCTCACTTTGGTATCCGCAGCACCAAACAAAAAATCATTCCGGATAAACTGGCCATTGTCGGGCCTTCCCAGATTGAAATTATGGGCGTACCCACGCCACTTTGGTTGCCCTTTGGTTTTTTTCCCTTGAAAAAAGGCCGGAGTACAGGCTTGTTGTTTCCCCGGGATTATGAATATTCCGAAAACTGGGGCTTTGGTTTACGCGACATCGGCTGGTATTTTCCGGTTGGGGATCACCTCAATCTCGCGCTGCGCAGCAATATTTATTTTAAAGGTACTTATGGTTTGTCTTTGCAAGCCGACTACCGCAAACGGTATAAATTTTCTTCGGGTTTAAACCTGCGTTATGACTCTCAGGTACAGGAAAATCGTTCTACGGGCAAGTATGGGCGCACCAATAGTTTTGGCTTCCAGTACAACCACAACCAGGAGGCGGCAGCCCACCCCAGTGCCAAGTTCAGCGCCAACATCAACATCCAGGGCAACCGCAACCAAAGTCGGGTATTCAACGATGCTTACAGTGTGTTGAACTCGCAGTTGTATTCCAACGCGAATTTTTCCAAAAACTGGCCAGGCAAACCTTATAGCCTCACCGCCTCTTTCAACCACAGCCAAAACCTGACCAACCGCAAGGCGACCATCAACTTCCCCAACGTACAATTCCAAACCCAAACCCTGTATCCTTTTAAGAAAAAAGTGAGCAACGACAAATGGTACGAGACCATCGCTTTTCGCTACGCCGGGGAAGCGCGCAATACCTTTGCCGCAACGGATACCACCCTTTTTACCAAAAAAATGTGGGAGGATGCGGTGGCGGGGGCTCGCCACAACCTGGATGCCAACACCTCTTTTAAAGTATTGAAATACATCAACGTCAACCCCAACGTAACGTTCAGTGAAGTTTGGCAATTGAAATCCATCGCCAAATCATTCGACTCTTCGCCAGTGATTACCTCCGATACGCTCGATGATCCTTTTGATCCTGACCCGCAAAAATCAATCATTCGCTACGACACGGTTTTTGGCACAGTAAAAACAGACACCCTCTCGGGCTTTGCTGCTTATCGGCAATTTTCAGCGGGCATCAGTTTGAATACCCGGATATTTTTCACCCTCAAAACGGGCAAGCTCACGCCCCTGCGCGCAGTGCGCTGGGAAATGCGTCCCAACCTCTCGTTCAACTATTCACCCAACTATTTGAATCCGGCCTTGAATTATTTCGACAGCGTGCAGTTGGATTCGCGTTTCCCCTTGCGCAAACAAATCTACTCGCGCTTCGACAACATTGCCGTGTATGGTACACCCAGCATCAGCGGGCGGCAGATGGCCATTGGGTATAGCCTCAACAACATTTTCCAGGCCAAGGCTTATTCCAAGAAGGATTCTATGGAAAAGAAAATCAAACTCATCGACAACCTGGTGATTGGTGGGAACTACAACTATGCCGCCGACTCGCTGAAATGGAGCCAACTCAACGTCAGCACTACCGCGCGCTTTTTTAAAGGCATCACCACGATGGGCTTTTTTATGAGTTTGGATCCTTATTTGGAAAATTCACAAGGGGTACGCTACAACCGCACGGTATGGCAACAAGGACGGATCATTCCACGGATGGAAACGGCGCGTTTTTCGTTTGTAACCGATTTGACGGTGCAAAAAATCCGTGAGATGTTTCAAGGCAGCAAAGAAGAGGTCGTTACCGACGTGCGCGAAAGGCCCCAGCAGCAGGGAAGTCAGAATCAGGATTTTTTGAGTTTGTTTGAAAACTTCAGCATCTCTCACAACCTCGATTTCTTTTGGGAGACGCGTGGCCAGGAAACCACTTTCCGGATGGGAACCAACTCGATCAACGCACAGGGAAATATTGAATTGACCAAAAACTGGGGCGTATCGGTAGGCAATATTGGCTATGACTTTGTGAACAAAGGGCTTTCCTACCCTGCCATTGGTTTTACCCGCGACCTGCATTGCTGGCAACTTTCGTTCAACTGGCAGCCCCAACGCGGAACCTACGTACTCAACATTCAGGTAAAACCGGGTACACTGGACTTTATCAAAATTCCTTATCAGAAGAACAATTTCGATACTCGGAGCGGGTTTTAG